A portion of the Trachemys scripta elegans isolate TJP31775 chromosome 9, CAS_Tse_1.0, whole genome shotgun sequence genome contains these proteins:
- the P2RY14 gene encoding P2Y purinoceptor 14: MSNSSVNASGNNCTNSSIITTHVIPVAYGFIFIGGILLNGVAAWIFLHVPSKKSFVVYLKNIVVADLLMSLTFPFKILSDSEIGPWQLNIFVCRFSAVIFYLNMYAGIIFFGLIGFDRYYKIVKPLLTSFVHTVNYSKIISVVIWALLMFLSFPNIILTNQHPTEKNSRKCVTFKSELGLQWHKASNYICLGIFWTVFLLLIIFYSAITRKIYSSYRKFRRNSTVTREKINRNIFSIMFVFVICFVPYHLCRLPYTLSQTGSQFSCQSSKNLYYGKEFTLLLSAANVCLDPIIYLFLCKPFREKLYQKLHLKLTTSGEIENSKSRRSNTT; this comes from the coding sequence ATGTCCAACTCAAGCGTAAATGCTTCAGGAAACAACTGCACTAACAGCTCAATAATAACTACTCATGTCATTCCAGTAGCTTATGGATTTATTTTCATAGGAGGAATCCTGTTAAACGGTGTAGCAGCATGGATTTTTCTACATGTTCCTAGCAAGAAAAGCTTTGTCGTCTATCTCAAGAACATTGTTGTTGCCGACCTTCTTATGAGTCTGACTTTCCCCTTCAAAATTCTTAGTGATTCAGAAATTGGGCCTTGGCAGCTCAACATTTTTGTCTGCCGATTTTCTGCTGTTATTTTTTACCTAAATATGTACGCTGGAATAATATTTTTTGGCCTCATAGGGTTTGACAGATACTACAAAATTGTAAAGCCTCTGCTTACCTCCTTTGTTCACACAGTTAATTACAGCAAGATTATCTCTGTAGTCATATGGGCATTGCTCATGTTTTTATCAtttccaaatattattttaactaATCAACATCCTACAGAGAAGAATTCCAGAAAGTGTGTAACTTTTAAAAGTGAGCTTGGTCTACAGTGGCATAAGGCTTCAAACTATATTTGCCTAGGAATTTTCTGGACTGTGTTTCTTCTGTTaatcattttttacagtgcaataaCAAGAAAAATATATAGTTCCTACAGAAAGTTCAGGAGAAATTCAACAGTAACTAGGGAAAAAATCAATCGCAATATATTCAGCATCATGTTTGTATTTGTCATTTGTTTTGTGCCATATCATCTTTGCAGACTTCCATACACATTAAGTCAAACTGGGTCTCAGTTCTCCTGTCAGTCAAGCAAAAATCTGTACTATGGAAAAGAATTTACTCTGTTACTGTCCGCTGCAAATGTGTGCCTTGatcccattatttatttatttctctgtaAGCCCTTTAGAGAAAAGTTATACCAAAAACTGCATCTCAAGTTGACAACTTCAGGTGAAATAGAAAACTCTAAATCCAGAAGGTCAAACACTACATGA